One stretch of Tenacibaculum sp. MAR_2010_89 DNA includes these proteins:
- a CDS encoding type IA DNA topoisomerase, which translates to MKVCIAEKPSVAREIANILGANTKHDGYFEGNGYAVTYTFGHLCTLLEPKDYKPYWKSWDLNNLPMLPEKFGTKVTGDSGIQKQFRIVKSLFDKADVIINCGDAGQEGELIQRWVINQADYKGEIQRLWISSLTEEAIKEGFENLKPSEGYDNLYYAGYSRAIGDWLLGLNATRLYTVKFGGYKQVLSIGRVQTPTLAMLVNRYKEILNFKPVPYWELQTLYRNTLFSCEEGRFLKKEEGQTFANKVKESDFEIVSVTKKKGKEYAPKLFDLTGLQVYCNNKFGFSADETLKIVQKLYEMKVVTYPRVDTTFLPNDVYPKVPSILQRLTNYSTLTKPLSGKKIRKSTKVFNDKKVTDHHAIIPTGIQVNLQYNQQQVYDIITKRFIAVFYPDSDISNTAVIGKAGDVSFKTTGKEILTKGWRVVFEYGKEVKKSDDSGMLPTFTKGEKGPHEPSFLEKETKPPRNYTEASLLRAMETAGKQVDDDEMRELMKENGIGRPSTRASIIETLFRRKYIERQKKLVVPTQTGIDLIDLIDNELLKSAELTGLWEKRLKEIERGEYHASTFIKQMKKMVDDLVYEVRSSTKTKRISYETQQVETTSKKVSSKKKTVVGKECPKCNKGQLLKGKSAYGCSAFKTGCKFTLPFEYMKKKISENQFIRLLDKGCTTNLKGWQSENGKIEGLIRFDENFSLKLEVKQSSSSSATKISEPTNTLACPKCKKGQLLKGKTAYGCSEYKNGCDFVFTFENIKKEAKGQKLTKELVFNIISKK; encoded by the coding sequence ATGAAAGTTTGTATTGCAGAAAAACCAAGTGTTGCTCGTGAAATAGCTAATATTTTAGGAGCCAATACAAAACATGATGGATATTTTGAAGGTAATGGATATGCTGTAACCTATACTTTTGGGCATTTATGTACACTTTTAGAGCCTAAAGATTATAAACCCTATTGGAAAAGTTGGGATTTAAACAATTTACCTATGCTTCCAGAAAAATTTGGCACAAAAGTTACAGGAGACTCTGGAATACAAAAACAATTTCGAATAGTAAAATCATTATTTGATAAAGCTGATGTTATTATAAATTGCGGGGATGCTGGTCAAGAAGGAGAACTTATTCAGCGTTGGGTTATTAATCAAGCTGATTATAAAGGTGAAATACAACGGTTGTGGATTTCATCATTAACAGAGGAAGCCATAAAAGAAGGGTTTGAAAATTTAAAACCATCAGAAGGATACGACAACTTATATTATGCTGGATATTCTAGAGCCATTGGAGATTGGCTTTTAGGTTTAAACGCTACGCGTTTGTATACTGTTAAGTTTGGTGGTTATAAACAAGTTTTATCTATCGGTAGAGTGCAAACTCCTACCCTAGCTATGTTAGTTAATCGTTATAAAGAAATTTTAAATTTTAAACCAGTACCTTATTGGGAATTACAAACTTTATATAGAAATACATTATTTAGTTGTGAAGAAGGTCGTTTTTTAAAAAAGGAAGAAGGACAAACTTTTGCTAATAAAGTAAAAGAAAGTGATTTTGAAATTGTATCTGTAACCAAAAAGAAAGGTAAAGAATATGCTCCTAAACTATTCGATTTAACAGGATTACAAGTATATTGTAATAATAAGTTTGGTTTTTCTGCAGATGAAACCCTGAAAATAGTTCAAAAACTCTACGAAATGAAAGTAGTTACTTATCCTAGAGTAGATACTACGTTTTTACCTAATGATGTTTACCCCAAAGTGCCTTCTATACTTCAACGACTTACAAATTATAGTACGTTAACAAAACCTTTATCAGGAAAAAAAATAAGAAAATCTACTAAAGTATTTAACGATAAAAAAGTAACTGATCACCATGCTATTATTCCTACAGGAATTCAAGTTAACTTACAATACAATCAGCAACAAGTATATGATATTATAACTAAACGTTTTATTGCTGTTTTTTACCCTGATAGTGATATTTCAAACACCGCTGTTATTGGTAAAGCAGGAGATGTTTCTTTTAAAACTACTGGAAAAGAAATATTAACCAAAGGATGGCGCGTAGTATTTGAATATGGTAAAGAAGTTAAAAAAAGTGATGATTCAGGTATGCTTCCTACATTTACTAAAGGAGAAAAAGGTCCTCATGAACCTTCTTTTTTAGAAAAAGAAACAAAACCTCCACGTAATTATACTGAAGCTAGCTTATTACGTGCTATGGAGACTGCTGGAAAGCAAGTTGATGATGACGAAATGCGTGAGTTAATGAAAGAAAACGGTATTGGTCGTCCATCAACACGTGCAAGTATCATTGAAACGTTATTTAGAAGAAAATATATTGAGCGTCAGAAAAAATTAGTAGTTCCAACTCAAACAGGAATTGATTTAATTGATTTAATTGACAATGAATTATTAAAATCTGCTGAATTAACTGGGCTTTGGGAAAAACGTTTAAAAGAAATTGAACGAGGTGAATACCATGCTTCTACTTTTATTAAACAGATGAAAAAAATGGTAGATGACCTTGTTTACGAAGTGAGATCAAGTACCAAAACTAAAAGAATTTCATATGAAACCCAACAAGTTGAAACGACTTCTAAAAAAGTAAGTTCAAAAAAGAAAACAGTTGTAGGAAAAGAATGTCCAAAATGTAATAAAGGTCAACTCTTAAAAGGAAAATCTGCTTATGGTTGTTCAGCATTCAAAACTGGTTGTAAATTTACATTACCTTTTGAGTATATGAAAAAGAAAATATCTGAAAATCAATTTATTCGATTGTTAGATAAAGGTTGTACAACCAACTTAAAAGGATGGCAGTCTGAAAATGGTAAAATTGAAGGATTAATACGTTTTGATGAAAATTTTTCTCTTAAATTAGAAGTTAAACAATCTTCAAGTTCCTCAGCTACTAAAATTTCTGAGCCAACAAATACTTTAGCATGCCCTAAATGTAAAAAAGGACAACTTTTAAAAGGAAAAACTGCCTACGGATGTTCTGAATATAAAAATGGATGTGATTTTGTTTTTACTTTTGAGAACATTAAGAAAGAGGCTAAAGGTCAAAAACTAACTAAAGAATTAGTATTTAATATAATTTCAAAAAAATAG
- a CDS encoding T9SS type A sorting domain-containing protein, whose amino-acid sequence MKLKFLVILFLLLSNLLFAQETNIPDDNFENYLETHNANGGVVSVGDATSMGNGIANDNKVYTSNISAVTSLDISRLTIANAAGLEDFTALQNFNCFENSLSSIDFSQNLALHTINIGKNNLTSLNLSGNPLLTSLSCSQNQIVSINISQNILLETLGCSNNQLSSLDISNNVALKNLYCYTNPLGSLDVTQNLLLEDLDCVDTQLTVLDVSKNVELMELQVYENNLTNLDVSNNLKLVELYAESNNITSLDVSRNTNLVDLSIAYNQLTYLNIKNGNNSSLDPRDFDIRNNPDLTCVTVDDVTYAETQFTRKDNQTEYKLFCTETNVPDNNFEAYLETHNATGGVVSVGDPTNMGNGIANDNKVATERIQNITYLNISNQGITDLAGLEDFTSLEELRAFDNTITSGNLDLTTNTNLIEIVCSDMGLNTIDISGLSVLERVELRNNNLSNIDISSNSNLNYFNVDGNNFTTINISGNTLLSDLRIRDNVVLNSIDISNNSNLKRLYVGGNSLSILDVSNNTLLETISAGKNQLGTINVNGLNNLTDLFLEDMPSLTSLDVSSNINLEDIGVNGTGLSALDLSSLTKLIEVYANNTVITELDFSASPDLEYVECKNSQLTSLNIKSDNNSSSIELYATGNPNLFCIQVDDPTASYLSRWEKDATVSFSDDCNWTYIPDDNFEVYLETHDTNGGFVSVGDPTSMGNGIANDDYVKTTNIENVINLFLNFQGITDFTGIEAFASLEFVVCFGNVINTNLDFTSNTNLKRIDASDMGLTSIDITGLTALERMDISRNSLTSVDLSTNTSLKEFMISSNNLTKLDVSNNLLLEDLQIHETTLSNIDLSKNVNLTRIVASLNQFTSLNTQNNTLLETLNLLGNPLISYDVSHLTNLKELNLDETNITSIDISKNMNLVKFNARNINELEGVNVRNGNNSSFTEFRVYGCPNLTCIEVDDPTADYLSQSHWVKDGTANYSKYCRLTYIPDANFENYLETHKENTGGTTLGNDNSLGNGVLDNYVPTEKIENLQILFIDNENISDFTGLQEFKGLERFRAYGNSVNGDLDLTANVNLTQVYCANMGLTSINVSGLTNLFQLDLNDNDINNIDISTNSNVEYVDLDNNNISTLDITNNTEIITLLINNNNISTLALSQNLKLVTLSCSGNSISTINIQNNALIETVEIFDNPLNSIDVSNQPALLNLLINNTNVSELNLSNNTNISNLVCNDTAITELDLSNNANMFTLKVHNNAITELNLANLTRLDSFNASNNQLTLLNLRNGNNTSIASVDITGNASLTCVEVDDSTASELVSWFKDNTTNYAEYCRMTYVPDDAFETFLENNGYGNGVIDDYVYTALVEISEGFNLHNGLVEDMTGIEDFKNMWFLGCRNNVNLTSIDLSKNTKLTNVTLANNNLASLDLNNNLILEKIYLDGNFNLGNVDISMLSNLNTLSVSDTGIKSIDISNNPLMRILNLNDNNFTELDISMYPSIVQLRIANNQLTSLNVANGNNDNFTWFDGQGNSGLTCIKADKVVQLFPDIWVKDATASFALYCDVTYIADTNFENYLETHDADGNVVTLGDATSLGNGITNDNAVYTEKIKTVINLDLNRLDITNLTGIEAFAALEILNLEYNDLTTLDLSSNSNLRILDVAENDLTEIDLSVIPSLEEVELRSNKINSLILDNPKLKILRASKNQYTTLDVTNCPELEELSLTQTLLVSLDVRNGNNNLMTNFNAKFNDYLTCIEVDYASASYLSTWEKDVKANFTEDCNNSIWTGINGTDWTDNGNWTLNAVALTTQNVIIPVLVTSPIIESGVTAEINDLEIQELSSFTIENNGITIINGNLNNTGTISIGSSANTSGTLIVRGIANGNVTYERSGLLANKWSIITAPVSGQSIKDFIESSENDIRVNTTVTPNRYAVAYYDDTKTDGNKWTYYTADDIQTNTLTFEKGKGYIVSRATNGSVKFTGTLTTTDISISVNEIKWNAIGNPYTAFLPINNNSNENFIQKNISKFHPENIGVYVWDNSQNKYVAKSLVSSSTSLTLGQGFFVKTGNGINTINFKENQRQHEGTDVDIFSRSKSSVPSIQIFAESKGITVNTHIKYYQTATKGLDPGYDIGNFGSSSFDVFTHLLEESKGNDFTIQSLPDSGYESMVIPLGIKSKAGEEVSITLKYTNLPKGIEVYIEDKKLNKYTKIEDTQTKYKVVFEENVNGVGRFFIHTKEALLSTTEIEKNDVYVYTIPNKLIIKGIQGEQFTITIFNALGVGVLKDEYKGLDENEIDLTNLSKGVYIVKIVDETKITTKKIIID is encoded by the coding sequence TTACATCTTTAGATATTTCTAGGTTAACTATAGCTAATGCAGCTGGACTAGAAGACTTTACAGCTTTACAAAACTTTAACTGTTTTGAAAATTCTTTATCTAGTATAGATTTTTCTCAAAACTTAGCTTTGCATACTATAAATATAGGTAAGAATAATTTAACAAGTTTAAATCTTTCGGGCAACCCTCTATTAACTTCATTAAGTTGTAGTCAAAACCAAATAGTAAGTATAAATATTTCTCAAAATATACTTTTAGAAACCTTAGGTTGTAGTAATAATCAACTTAGTAGTCTTGATATTAGCAACAATGTAGCATTAAAGAACTTGTATTGCTATACTAATCCCTTAGGTAGTTTAGATGTAACACAAAATCTATTACTAGAAGATTTAGATTGTGTAGATACACAACTTACAGTTTTAGATGTTAGTAAAAACGTGGAACTAATGGAATTACAAGTATATGAAAACAACTTAACAAATTTAGATGTTAGTAATAACCTAAAGTTAGTCGAATTATATGCAGAAAGTAATAACATTACAAGTTTAGATGTGTCAAGAAATACCAACTTAGTAGATTTATCAATTGCTTATAATCAATTAACGTATTTAAACATTAAAAATGGAAACAACTCAAGTTTAGATCCTCGAGATTTTGATATTCGTAATAATCCAGATTTAACTTGTGTAACTGTTGATGATGTAACTTATGCTGAAACCCAATTTACTCGAAAAGATAATCAAACAGAGTATAAATTGTTCTGTACAGAAACAAATGTACCTGATAATAATTTTGAAGCCTATTTAGAAACGCATAACGCAACAGGTGGAGTTGTTTCAGTTGGTGATCCAACAAATATGGGGAACGGAATTGCAAACGATAATAAAGTAGCAACAGAAAGAATTCAAAATATCACGTATTTAAATATTTCTAACCAAGGAATTACGGATTTAGCAGGTTTGGAAGATTTTACAAGTTTAGAAGAGTTAAGAGCATTCGACAATACAATTACATCAGGAAATTTAGATTTAACAACAAATACAAACTTAATAGAGATTGTTTGTTCTGATATGGGATTAAATACTATCGATATTTCTGGATTATCTGTTTTGGAAAGAGTAGAATTAAGAAACAATAATTTATCTAATATCGATATAAGTTCGAACTCAAACTTAAATTATTTTAATGTCGATGGAAATAATTTTACAACTATTAATATAAGCGGCAATACTTTATTATCAGATTTAAGAATTAGAGATAATGTTGTATTAAACTCAATAGATATTTCTAATAATAGTAACCTAAAAAGATTATATGTAGGAGGAAACTCTTTATCAATTCTAGATGTTTCAAATAATACTTTATTAGAAACTATAAGCGCAGGAAAAAATCAATTAGGAACGATTAATGTAAACGGATTAAATAACCTAACTGATTTATTTCTTGAAGATATGCCATCACTAACTTCTTTAGATGTTTCGAGTAATATAAATCTTGAAGATATTGGAGTTAATGGTACAGGTTTATCAGCTTTAGATTTAAGTAGTCTTACGAAGTTAATTGAAGTATACGCGAATAACACTGTTATTACTGAACTTGATTTTAGTGCTAGTCCAGATTTAGAATATGTAGAATGTAAAAATTCACAGTTAACATCGTTGAATATTAAAAGCGATAACAATAGTAGTAGCATTGAGTTATATGCTACTGGAAATCCAAACTTATTTTGTATTCAAGTTGACGATCCTACAGCCAGTTACTTGTCCAGATGGGAGAAAGATGCAACAGTAAGTTTTAGTGATGATTGTAATTGGACATATATTCCAGATGATAACTTTGAAGTGTATTTAGAAACACATGATACTAACGGAGGTTTTGTTTCTGTTGGAGATCCAACTAGTATGGGTAATGGAATTGCAAATGATGATTATGTAAAAACAACTAATATTGAAAATGTAATTAACCTATTTTTAAATTTTCAAGGAATTACTGATTTTACAGGAATTGAGGCTTTTGCTTCTTTAGAGTTTGTAGTGTGTTTTGGTAATGTAATAAATACAAATTTAGACTTTACGAGTAACACAAATCTAAAAAGAATTGATGCTAGTGATATGGGGTTAACTAGTATTGATATTACAGGATTAACCGCTTTAGAAAGAATGGATATCTCTAGAAATAGTCTTACTAGTGTTGATTTATCTACAAATACTTCATTGAAAGAGTTTATGATTTCTTCTAACAATTTAACAAAATTAGATGTAAGTAATAATCTGTTGTTAGAAGATTTACAAATTCACGAAACAACATTAAGCAATATTGATCTAAGCAAAAATGTAAATTTAACAAGAATTGTAGCTTCTTTAAATCAATTTACCTCATTAAATACCCAAAATAATACGTTACTCGAAACCTTAAATTTATTAGGAAACCCATTAATTTCTTATGATGTAAGTCATTTAACTAATTTGAAGGAGTTAAATCTAGATGAAACCAATATTACATCTATTGATATTAGTAAGAATATGAATTTAGTAAAATTTAATGCAAGAAATATTAATGAATTAGAAGGGGTAAATGTAAGAAACGGGAACAATAGTAGTTTTACTGAATTTAGAGTATATGGTTGCCCGAATTTAACCTGTATTGAAGTGGATGATCCAACGGCAGATTACTTATCACAATCTCATTGGGTAAAAGATGGGACAGCAAACTATTCAAAATATTGTAGATTAACATACATTCCTGACGCTAATTTTGAAAACTATCTAGAAACTCATAAAGAAAATACAGGAGGAACTACCTTAGGAAATGATAATAGTTTAGGAAATGGAGTATTAGATAATTATGTTCCTACAGAAAAGATTGAGAATTTACAAATTCTATTTATCGATAATGAGAATATATCTGATTTTACAGGTTTACAGGAATTCAAAGGATTGGAACGATTTAGAGCTTACGGAAACTCTGTAAACGGAGATTTAGACCTAACGGCGAATGTGAATTTAACCCAAGTGTATTGTGCAAACATGGGATTAACAAGTATTAATGTATCAGGATTAACTAATCTATTTCAGTTAGATCTAAACGATAATGACATTAATAATATTGATATTTCAACCAATAGTAATGTTGAGTATGTTGATTTAGATAATAACAATATTTCAACTCTAGATATTACTAATAATACAGAGATAATAACTTTACTTATTAATAATAATAATATTTCAACTCTTGCTCTCAGTCAAAACTTAAAATTGGTTACATTAAGTTGTTCTGGAAATTCTATATCAACCATAAACATTCAAAACAATGCATTAATTGAAACTGTTGAAATATTCGATAATCCATTGAATAGTATTGATGTTTCAAATCAGCCAGCATTATTAAACTTACTAATTAACAACACCAATGTTTCTGAGCTTAATTTAAGTAACAATACTAATATTAGTAATTTGGTTTGTAATGATACAGCAATAACTGAACTAGACTTAAGTAATAACGCAAACATGTTTACTTTAAAAGTACATAATAATGCGATTACTGAGTTAAACTTAGCTAACCTTACAAGATTAGATTCGTTCAATGCTTCTAATAACCAATTAACACTATTAAACTTAAGAAATGGAAATAATACTAGTATTGCGAGTGTTGATATTACTGGTAACGCAAGCTTAACTTGTGTTGAAGTTGATGATTCAACTGCTTCAGAATTAGTTTCTTGGTTTAAAGATAACACAACAAACTATGCTGAGTATTGTAGAATGACTTATGTTCCAGATGATGCATTTGAAACGTTCTTAGAAAATAACGGTTATGGAAATGGAGTTATAGACGATTATGTATATACAGCTTTAGTTGAAATTTCTGAAGGGTTTAATTTACATAATGGATTAGTAGAAGATATGACAGGTATCGAAGATTTTAAAAATATGTGGTTTTTAGGATGTCGTAATAATGTTAATTTAACGAGTATTGATTTAAGTAAAAACACAAAGCTAACCAACGTTACATTAGCGAACAATAACCTAGCAAGCTTAGATTTAAATAATAACTTAATTCTGGAAAAAATATATTTAGATGGAAATTTTAACTTAGGTAATGTTGATATTTCCATGTTGAGTAATTTAAATACACTTAGTGTTTCTGATACTGGTATTAAATCTATAGATATTTCTAACAATCCATTAATGAGAATATTAAATCTTAATGATAATAATTTTACAGAATTAGATATTTCAATGTATCCAAGTATTGTACAATTACGTATAGCTAATAATCAATTAACTTCATTAAACGTAGCTAACGGAAATAATGATAATTTCACTTGGTTTGATGGACAAGGAAATTCTGGTTTAACATGTATTAAAGCCGATAAAGTAGTTCAGTTATTTCCTGATATTTGGGTAAAAGATGCAACAGCAAGTTTCGCATTATACTGTGATGTAACATATATTGCTGATACTAATTTCGAAAATTATTTAGAAACTCATGATGCTGATGGAAATGTAGTTACTCTAGGAGATGCTACAAGTTTAGGAAACGGAATCACTAATGATAATGCAGTGTATACTGAGAAGATTAAAACTGTTATAAACTTAGATTTAAATCGTTTAGATATTACTAACTTAACTGGTATTGAGGCTTTTGCTGCTTTAGAAATATTAAACTTAGAATATAATGATTTAACTACGTTAGATTTATCGAGTAATTCAAATCTAAGAATCTTAGATGTTGCTGAGAATGACTTAACAGAAATAGATTTATCAGTTATTCCAAGTTTAGAGGAAGTTGAATTAAGATCTAACAAAATTAACAGCTTAATTTTAGACAATCCAAAACTTAAGATACTTAGAGCTAGTAAAAACCAATATACAACTTTAGATGTAACCAATTGTCCGGAATTAGAGGAGCTTTCTCTTACACAAACATTGTTAGTATCACTCGATGTTAGAAACGGGAACAATAATTTAATGACTAATTTTAATGCTAAGTTTAATGATTATCTAACGTGTATTGAAGTTGATTATGCATCTGCATCTTATTTATCAACTTGGGAGAAAGATGTAAAAGCTAATTTTACAGAAGATTGTAATAATTCAATTTGGACAGGAATTAATGGTACAGATTGGACAGATAATGGAAACTGGACTTTAAACGCAGTTGCTTTAACAACACAAAACGTAATTATTCCAGTATTGGTAACATCTCCAATTATTGAGTCAGGAGTTACAGCAGAAATTAATGATTTAGAAATTCAAGAATTATCATCATTTACTATAGAAAATAATGGTATTACCATTATAAATGGTAATTTAAATAATACAGGAACGATTAGTATTGGTTCTTCAGCTAATACAAGTGGAACTCTAATTGTAAGAGGAATAGCAAATGGTAATGTAACTTATGAAAGAAGTGGATTATTAGCTAATAAATGGAGTATAATTACTGCTCCAGTTTCTGGTCAAAGTATTAAAGATTTTATAGAATCTTCTGAGAATGATATTCGTGTAAATACAACTGTTACTCCAAATAGATATGCAGTAGCTTATTATGATGATACTAAAACTGATGGAAATAAATGGACTTATTATACAGCAGATGATATTCAAACTAATACTTTAACTTTTGAAAAAGGGAAGGGGTATATAGTTTCAAGAGCTACTAATGGAAGTGTCAAATTTACTGGAACATTGACTACCACTGATATCTCAATTTCAGTAAATGAAATCAAATGGAATGCCATAGGAAACCCTTATACAGCATTTTTACCAATTAATAATAATTCAAATGAAAACTTTATTCAAAAGAATATAAGCAAATTTCATCCAGAAAATATTGGAGTTTATGTATGGGATAATTCGCAGAATAAATATGTTGCAAAGTCATTGGTTAGTTCGTCAACTTCGTTAACATTAGGGCAAGGCTTTTTTGTAAAAACAGGAAATGGGATTAACACGATAAACTTTAAAGAAAATCAAAGGCAACATGAAGGTACTGATGTTGATATATTTTCAAGAAGTAAATCATCAGTGCCAAGTATTCAGATATTTGCAGAGAGCAAAGGAATTACTGTTAATACCCACATTAAATATTATCAGACAGCAACAAAAGGACTAGATCCAGGATATGATATTGGTAATTTTGGAAGTTCAAGTTTTGATGTATTTACTCATTTATTGGAAGAGTCAAAAGGAAATGACTTTACAATTCAATCATTACCTGATTCAGGGTATGAAAGTATGGTAATTCCTTTAGGAATTAAATCGAAAGCAGGGGAAGAGGTAAGTATTACTTTAAAGTACACTAATTTACCTAAAGGAATAGAAGTGTATATAGAAGATAAAAAGTTAAATAAATATACAAAAATTGAAGATACACAAACAAAGTATAAAGTTGTATTTGAAGAAAATGTAAATGGAGTAGGACGTTTTTTTATTCATACTAAAGAAGCTTTATTAAGTACAACAGAAATAGAAAAAAATGATGTATATGTTTATACAATTCCAAATAAATTAATAATTAAAGGCATTCAAGGAGAACAATTTACAATAACTATTTTTAATGCGTTAGGAGTAGGTGTTTTAAAAGATGAATATAAAGGTTTAGACGAAAATGAAATAGACTTAACTAATTTATCTAAAGGTGTATATATTGTTAAAATAGTCGATGAAACAAAAATTACAACTAAAAAAATAATAATAGATTAA